A window of the Halobacterium hubeiense genome harbors these coding sequences:
- a CDS encoding plastocyanin/azurin family copper-binding protein: MDEYYSRRRFLASTAVVGAAALAGCSGGGGGDGGGDGGGEETTEAQTTESGGSSGGENVVQVGPGGQLVFEPEEITVSTGDTVTWEFASPSHNVCAYPEMNDEVSIPDGASGFGTMEQGGDSFALVSQGETYEHTFETPGEYTYVCVPHVGSDMIGTVIVE, from the coding sequence ATGGACGAGTACTACTCGCGGAGACGGTTCCTCGCAAGCACTGCTGTCGTCGGTGCCGCGGCGCTCGCCGGCTGTTCCGGCGGCGGTGGCGGTGACGGCGGTGGCGACGGCGGCGGCGAGGAGACGACCGAGGCACAGACCACGGAGTCCGGCGGCAGCAGCGGCGGCGAGAACGTCGTGCAGGTGGGGCCGGGCGGCCAGCTCGTGTTCGAGCCCGAGGAGATCACGGTCTCGACGGGCGACACCGTCACGTGGGAGTTCGCCAGTCCGAGCCACAACGTCTGCGCGTACCCCGAGATGAACGACGAGGTCTCCATCCCCGACGGCGCCTCCGGGTTCGGGACGATGGAGCAGGGCGGCGACTCGTTCGCGCTCGTCTCGCAGGGCGAGACCTACGAGCACACGTTCGAGACGCCCGGCGAGTACACGTACGTCTGCGTCCCCCACGTGGGGTCGGACATGATCGGCACGGTCATCGTCGAGTAG
- a CDS encoding MBL fold metallo-hydrolase produces the protein MDLRFLGGAREVGRSAILVDDSLLLDYGMKPGTPPGYPEDVAPDAVVVSHGHLDHAGAVPALVAGTRRPPIHWTPPTRDLTRLLAQDTLKLQGGGERGGRYDCPFTRAEVAALGEVSETHGYQETFEAAGYEVTLYDAGHIPGSAHVLVDDGDTRLLYTADFNTEDQRLLAGTTARPDADVVITEATYADVTRDDRASIEDAFATSVAETIRGGGTAVVPAFAVGRTQELFMVCAAHDIPCYVDGMGVAVTERFTQTSEFLRDADAFQAARGHARFLNKSTRNGQRKRIADKPTAIVTTAGMLSGGPAMTYVPEIAGNPQHELALTGYQVEGTPGRELLDTGSAEIDGRHLRVAARVNSYDFSAHADREGLRTFLDDYRGSEVLVNHGDRCEWFAEQLRADGFDASAPDRGPTITV, from the coding sequence ATGGACTTGCGGTTTCTCGGCGGCGCGCGCGAGGTCGGGCGCAGCGCGATTCTCGTCGACGACTCGCTGCTGCTCGACTACGGGATGAAGCCCGGGACGCCTCCGGGCTACCCCGAAGACGTCGCCCCCGACGCCGTCGTCGTCAGCCACGGCCACCTCGACCACGCCGGCGCCGTCCCCGCGCTCGTCGCCGGCACGCGTCGCCCGCCGATTCACTGGACGCCGCCGACGCGGGACCTCACGCGCCTGCTCGCGCAGGACACGCTCAAGCTACAGGGCGGCGGCGAGCGCGGCGGCCGCTACGACTGCCCGTTCACGCGCGCGGAAGTCGCGGCGCTCGGCGAAGTCTCGGAGACCCACGGCTACCAGGAGACGTTCGAAGCCGCCGGCTACGAAGTCACGCTGTACGACGCCGGCCACATCCCCGGGAGCGCGCACGTCCTCGTGGACGACGGCGACACGCGGCTGCTCTACACGGCGGACTTCAACACGGAGGACCAGCGCCTGCTCGCCGGCACGACCGCCCGCCCCGACGCCGACGTGGTGATTACCGAAGCCACGTACGCGGACGTGACCCGGGACGACCGCGCGAGCATCGAGGACGCGTTCGCCACCTCCGTCGCGGAGACGATTCGCGGCGGCGGTACCGCCGTCGTCCCCGCGTTCGCGGTCGGGCGCACGCAGGAGCTGTTCATGGTGTGTGCCGCCCACGACATCCCCTGCTACGTGGACGGCATGGGCGTCGCCGTCACCGAGCGGTTCACGCAGACCAGCGAGTTCCTCCGGGACGCCGACGCGTTCCAAGCGGCTCGCGGCCACGCGCGCTTCCTCAACAAGTCCACGAGAAACGGCCAGCGCAAGCGCATCGCCGACAAGCCCACGGCCATCGTCACCACCGCGGGGATGCTCTCGGGCGGCCCCGCGATGACGTACGTCCCCGAGATCGCGGGCAACCCCCAGCACGAACTCGCGCTCACGGGGTATCAGGTCGAGGGGACGCCCGGCCGGGAACTGCTGGACACCGGGAGCGCGGAAATCGACGGCCGCCACCTCCGCGTCGCCGCGCGCGTCAACAGCTACGACTTCTCCGCGCACGCCGACCGCGAGGGCCTCCGGACGTTCCTCGACGACTACCGCGGCAGCGAGGTGCTGGTCAACCACGGCGACCGCTGCGAGTGGTTCGCCGAGCAGCTGCGCGCGGACGGCTTCGA